The Opitutus sp. ER46 genome has a window encoding:
- a CDS encoding RNA methyltransferase translates to MPPERITSLQNPRVKQLVKLRDRRPRDEAGVFLVEGYREVRRALEKKVALQELYFAPDWFLGENEPALIAEAEAAGARLFELSKDAFAKVAYRERPDGLLAVAPQWRRALSDLVLPPEPFLLVVEAIEKPGNLGTILRSADAAGCHAVIVCDPVTDIFNPNVVRASTGVLFSVPLVVEESANVLQWLREKGVKTVATTPSATAPYSDTDLRGPMAVIMGSEQYGLSEFWLKNSDFPVRIPMAGQADSLNVAMATIITLFEAVRQRAAR, encoded by the coding sequence CTCGTCAAGCTGCGCGACCGCCGGCCGCGCGATGAGGCCGGCGTGTTCCTCGTCGAGGGCTACCGGGAGGTGCGCCGCGCCTTGGAGAAGAAGGTCGCCCTGCAGGAGCTCTACTTCGCGCCCGACTGGTTCCTCGGCGAAAACGAGCCCGCACTGATCGCCGAGGCCGAAGCCGCCGGCGCCCGGTTGTTCGAACTTTCCAAGGACGCCTTCGCCAAGGTCGCCTACCGCGAGCGCCCCGACGGCCTCCTCGCCGTCGCCCCCCAGTGGCGCCGCGCGCTCTCCGACCTGGTCCTGCCACCCGAGCCCTTCCTCCTCGTCGTCGAAGCGATCGAGAAGCCTGGCAACCTCGGTACCATCCTGCGTAGCGCGGACGCCGCCGGCTGCCACGCGGTGATCGTCTGCGATCCGGTCACCGACATCTTCAATCCGAACGTCGTCCGCGCCTCCACCGGCGTCCTGTTTTCCGTCCCACTCGTCGTGGAGGAGAGCGCCAACGTCCTCCAGTGGCTCCGCGAGAAGGGCGTGAAGACCGTCGCGACAACGCCTTCGGCCACCGCTCCCTACTCCGATACCGACCTGCGCGGCCCGATGGCCGTCATCATGGGGAGCGAGCAGTACGGGCTCAGCGAGTTCTGGCTGAAGAACTCCGATTTCCCCGTGCGCATCCCCATGGCCGGCCAGGCCGACTCGCTGAACGTCGCCATGGCGACGATCATCACGCTCTTCGAAGCCGTCCGCCAGCGGGCCGCCCGGTAG
- a CDS encoding NAD-dependent epimerase/dehydratase family protein, whose translation MLVTGGTGFLGRRLVDRLLADGRQVTVLARTPSPELLARGVAFARASLDDAATVAAACAGVETVFHVAAKVGVWGRYEEFYRTNVLGTRALLAACHQHGVKRFVYTSTPSVVYNGRDLAGADESLPLTTECPSAYPLTKALAEREVREAHGERLRTVALRPHLIWGVGDPHLVPRVLARARAGRLRIVGRGDNQVDMVHVENAVDAQLCAERTLAASPGGGAAGGRAFFITNGEPVALWAWINDILQALGERPVTRRIPLPAAQAVGAACELVWRTLRLRGEPPMTRFVAAELAKDHWFDISAARRDLGYVPRISMAEGTAELVAALRHAAPSA comes from the coding sequence GTGCTGGTCACGGGCGGCACGGGCTTTCTCGGTCGCCGGCTGGTCGATCGGCTGCTGGCGGACGGCCGGCAAGTGACGGTGCTGGCGCGCACGCCCTCGCCGGAGCTGCTCGCGCGCGGCGTGGCGTTTGCCCGCGCCTCGCTGGACGACGCGGCGACGGTGGCCGCGGCCTGCGCCGGGGTGGAGACCGTGTTTCATGTCGCCGCGAAGGTCGGGGTGTGGGGGCGGTACGAGGAGTTTTACCGTACGAACGTGCTGGGGACGCGGGCGCTGCTGGCGGCATGTCACCAGCACGGCGTGAAGCGGTTCGTTTACACGAGCACGCCGAGTGTCGTGTACAACGGCCGCGATCTGGCGGGCGCGGACGAGTCGCTGCCGCTGACGACGGAGTGTCCGAGTGCGTACCCGCTGACGAAGGCGCTGGCGGAGCGTGAGGTGCGGGAGGCGCATGGCGAACGGTTGCGCACGGTGGCGCTGCGGCCGCACCTGATCTGGGGCGTCGGCGATCCGCATCTCGTGCCGCGCGTCCTGGCGCGGGCGCGGGCGGGCCGCCTGCGCATTGTGGGCCGGGGGGACAACCAGGTGGACATGGTGCACGTGGAGAACGCGGTGGACGCGCAGCTTTGCGCCGAGCGGACGCTCGCGGCGTCGCCGGGCGGTGGGGCCGCAGGCGGGCGCGCGTTTTTCATCACCAATGGCGAGCCGGTGGCGCTGTGGGCGTGGATCAACGATATACTGCAGGCACTGGGCGAGCGACCGGTGACGCGGCGGATTCCGTTGCCCGCGGCGCAAGCGGTGGGCGCGGCGTGCGAACTCGTGTGGCGGACGCTCCGCCTGCGAGGCGAGCCGCCGATGACGCGCTTCGTCGCGGCGGAACTGGCCAAGGATCACTGGTTCGACATTTCGGCGGCGCGGCGGGATCTGGGGTATGTGCCGCGCATCAGCATGGCCGAGGGCACGGCCGAACTCGTGGCGGCATTGCGCCACGCGGCCCCGTCGGCCTGA
- a CDS encoding fatty acid CoA ligase family protein: MPGAPANASANANIARYLTRMAAAQPDRVALKIPRGRRGGEIDYLSLTFAELEAEVAAWSHRLTVAGVRRGDRTLVMVRQGLPLIASVFAVFQLGAVPVIIDPGMGMKSFLACVRHSRPRVLLGIPLAQLISRVFRPSFASVGVRVTASGALTARLTRPAAGPAGARADVARCVATAPDDLAAVLFTSGSTGAPKGVCYQHGMFEAQVRLIRETYGIQPGETDLPLLPVFALFNPALGMTTVVPEIDPRHPAQVDPAKIVQAIQQEQVTNSFGSPTLWRKISEHCVAHRITLPSLRRVLCAGAPVPAALWRNAAAFLPRGQLHSPYGATEALPVATVAAEEIDPASVCGACVGRPVREIDVKIIATTDGPIAQLADARELPAGEIGEIIVRGPVVTQSYDERPDATAAAKIAPAPGTGAARWHRMGDCGYLDGEGRLWFSGRKVERVETPRGTFFTEPCEQVFRAHPRVRRCALIGIEAGGVRQPAIVVEATVRDSAEARHFARELKTLGLAHAHTEPIRVFYFHPKFPVDVRHNAKIHRLTLARWAATAKGFDIEPKR, encoded by the coding sequence ATGCCGGGTGCGCCCGCCAACGCTTCGGCCAACGCCAACATTGCGCGTTACCTGACGCGCATGGCGGCGGCCCAGCCGGACCGCGTGGCGCTGAAGATTCCCCGCGGGCGCCGCGGGGGCGAGATCGACTACCTGAGCCTGACCTTCGCCGAACTCGAGGCGGAGGTCGCGGCCTGGTCGCACCGGCTGACGGTGGCTGGCGTGCGTCGCGGTGATCGCACGCTCGTGATGGTGCGGCAGGGACTGCCGCTGATCGCTTCGGTGTTCGCGGTGTTTCAGCTCGGCGCCGTGCCGGTGATCATCGATCCCGGCATGGGAATGAAGAGCTTCCTGGCCTGCGTGCGGCATTCGCGGCCCCGCGTGCTGCTCGGCATCCCGCTGGCGCAGCTAATCAGCCGCGTGTTCCGGCCCTCGTTCGCCTCGGTGGGGGTGCGCGTGACGGCGAGCGGGGCACTGACGGCGCGGCTGACCCGTCCCGCAGCGGGGCCCGCCGGGGCGCGCGCGGACGTGGCACGTTGCGTGGCGACCGCGCCCGACGACCTGGCGGCGGTCCTGTTCACCTCGGGGTCGACGGGGGCGCCGAAGGGCGTGTGCTACCAGCACGGGATGTTCGAGGCGCAGGTGCGGCTGATCCGGGAGACGTATGGTATTCAGCCGGGGGAGACGGATCTGCCGCTGCTGCCGGTTTTCGCGTTGTTCAATCCGGCGCTGGGCATGACGACGGTGGTGCCCGAGATCGATCCGCGGCACCCGGCGCAGGTGGATCCGGCGAAGATCGTACAGGCGATCCAGCAGGAGCAGGTGACCAATTCCTTCGGTTCGCCGACGCTCTGGCGGAAGATCAGCGAACACTGCGTCGCGCACCGGATCACGCTGCCCTCGTTGCGCCGCGTGTTGTGCGCCGGCGCGCCGGTGCCGGCGGCGCTGTGGCGGAACGCGGCGGCGTTCCTCCCGCGCGGCCAGTTGCACAGCCCGTATGGCGCGACCGAGGCGCTGCCGGTGGCGACCGTGGCGGCGGAGGAGATTGATCCGGCGTCGGTGTGCGGGGCGTGTGTCGGCCGCCCGGTGCGGGAGATCGACGTGAAGATCATTGCGACCACCGACGGCCCGATCGCGCAGCTGGCGGACGCGCGGGAGCTGCCGGCGGGCGAGATCGGCGAGATCATCGTGCGCGGGCCGGTCGTGACGCAGAGCTATGACGAGCGTCCGGATGCGACCGCGGCGGCGAAGATTGCGCCGGCTCCGGGCACGGGGGCCGCGCGATGGCACCGGATGGGCGACTGCGGCTATCTGGATGGGGAAGGCCGACTCTGGTTCAGCGGGCGCAAGGTCGAGCGCGTGGAGACGCCGCGGGGGACGTTCTTCACCGAGCCCTGCGAGCAGGTATTCCGGGCGCATCCGCGCGTGCGGCGCTGCGCGTTGATCGGGATCGAGGCCGGCGGCGTGCGGCAGCCGGCGATCGTGGTCGAGGCGACGGTCCGCGATTCAGCCGAGGCGCGGCACTTCGCGCGCGAGTTGAAGACGCTGGGCCTGGCGCACGCGCACACCGAGCCGATCCGCGTGTTTTATTTCCATCCGAAGTTTCCGGTCGACGTGCGGCACAACGCGAAGATCCACCGCCTCACGCTGGCGCGCTGGGCGGCGACGGCGAAGGGCTTCGATATCGAGCCGAAGCGGTAG
- a CDS encoding ribonuclease D codes for MISRFLPTQLRRLLGVKVTTRPPPYLLLDQPGSLTPILRALERVDEVALDTEADNMYHYRTRVCLLQFLIDGEVFLVDVLAPGLVLDPLWKALAPKHLVMHGSDFDLRLLYDLCGFQPHSLFDTMLAAQLLGLQRIGLASLLDQHFGVALDKEGQKANWSKRPITPKLLNYASLDVWHLPALRDILTRDLKRLGRLSWLEQQCRAQIAAGAEGFAPPTDNDWRIGRSERLRGPGLSVLHAVWHWREAQAQRLDTPPFKVCGNAMLLKIAEAAESGDGAETILNSVHLGKRHDRIFPSLAQAVRTGLARDPKTLPRRPGRDPHHVALTQAEIELQERVRTDRDRVAKKLSIEPTLIANRSQLAQIARAPRQINQLLLPWQAELLVHEPALTKAFASAKA; via the coding sequence ATGATTTCGCGCTTTCTTCCGACGCAACTCCGGCGTTTGCTGGGTGTGAAAGTGACCACGCGTCCGCCGCCATACCTGCTCCTCGACCAGCCTGGATCGCTGACCCCGATCCTGCGCGCGCTGGAACGAGTCGACGAGGTGGCCCTCGATACCGAGGCGGACAACATGTATCACTACCGCACGCGGGTTTGCCTGCTGCAGTTTTTGATCGATGGCGAAGTGTTCCTCGTGGACGTCCTCGCCCCCGGCCTGGTGCTCGACCCCCTGTGGAAGGCGCTGGCGCCGAAGCACCTGGTCATGCACGGCAGCGATTTCGACCTGCGGCTGCTGTATGATCTCTGTGGATTCCAGCCGCACAGCCTGTTCGACACGATGCTGGCCGCGCAACTGCTCGGCCTGCAGCGGATCGGGTTGGCGTCGCTGCTGGACCAGCACTTTGGCGTCGCGCTCGACAAGGAAGGCCAGAAGGCGAACTGGTCGAAGCGGCCCATCACGCCGAAGCTGCTCAATTACGCCTCCCTCGACGTCTGGCACCTGCCGGCGCTGCGCGACATCCTGACGCGCGATCTCAAGCGCCTTGGCCGCTTGTCGTGGCTCGAGCAACAGTGCCGCGCCCAGATTGCGGCGGGCGCCGAGGGTTTTGCCCCGCCCACCGACAATGACTGGCGGATCGGCCGCAGCGAGCGGCTGCGCGGCCCGGGCCTCAGCGTGCTGCACGCGGTGTGGCACTGGCGCGAGGCGCAGGCGCAGCGGCTCGACACGCCGCCCTTCAAGGTTTGCGGCAACGCGATGCTGCTGAAGATCGCCGAGGCGGCGGAGTCCGGCGACGGCGCCGAGACGATCCTGAACTCGGTGCACCTCGGCAAGCGCCACGACCGCATCTTTCCCTCGCTGGCGCAGGCGGTGCGCACCGGCCTGGCACGCGACCCGAAGACGCTCCCGCGTCGGCCGGGTCGGGACCCGCACCACGTGGCTCTCACGCAGGCGGAAATCGAACTGCAGGAACGCGTGCGGACGGACCGGGACCGGGTGGCCAAGAAGCTCTCGATCGAGCCGACGTTGATCGCCAACCGCTCCCAGCTCGCGCAGATCGCGCGCGCTCCGCGGCAGATCAACCAGCTGCTCCTGCCCTGGCAGGCGGAACTGCTCGTGCACGAGCCGGCGCTCACCAAGGCCTTCGCCTCCGCGAAGGCCTGA
- a CDS encoding histone deacetylase: MLILHDPRCAEYGPDLQDERPARATRTAALLHERHPDWTWRAPALEVPDSTLLLAHTASHLRRLDHPEDFDHETPYLPGIGEHARRSVSGALEATAHALEHGTPVFSLMRPPGHHATAMEAMGYCYLNTAAIAALHAVRVGGLKRVAVWDFDAHHGNGTEFILHAQAAHDTFFFASVHQYPGYPGTGTQDHGPSIRNWPVAPRSPRANHMQMLRASLDAVLSFAPDLIVISAGFDAFKGDPVAELSLEVEDFAELGRWVAAVRHPTAAILEGGYSEQLPLLVDAFLSAWQNAARSA, translated from the coding sequence ATGCTCATTCTCCACGATCCGCGCTGCGCCGAGTACGGTCCTGACCTGCAGGACGAGCGGCCGGCGCGCGCGACCCGGACGGCCGCGCTGCTGCACGAGCGTCACCCGGACTGGACGTGGCGGGCGCCGGCGCTCGAAGTGCCCGACAGCACGCTGCTGCTGGCGCACACGGCCTCGCACCTGCGGCGCCTCGATCACCCGGAGGATTTTGACCACGAGACGCCCTACCTGCCGGGCATTGGCGAACACGCGCGCCGCTCGGTCAGTGGCGCGCTCGAGGCGACGGCGCACGCGCTGGAGCACGGGACGCCGGTGTTCTCGCTGATGCGCCCCCCGGGGCACCATGCGACGGCGATGGAGGCGATGGGGTACTGCTATCTCAACACCGCGGCGATCGCGGCGCTGCACGCCGTGCGCGTGGGCGGACTCAAGCGCGTGGCCGTGTGGGACTTCGACGCACATCACGGCAACGGCACCGAGTTCATCCTCCATGCGCAGGCCGCGCACGACACCTTCTTCTTCGCGTCGGTGCATCAATACCCCGGATACCCGGGCACGGGCACGCAGGACCACGGGCCAAGCATTCGCAACTGGCCGGTGGCGCCGCGTTCGCCGCGGGCCAATCACATGCAGATGCTGCGCGCCTCGCTCGACGCCGTGCTCAGCTTTGCGCCGGACCTGATCGTGATTTCCGCCGGCTTCGACGCCTTCAAGGGCGATCCGGTGGCGGAGCTTTCGCTCGAGGTGGAGGACTTTGCGGAACTCGGACGGTGGGTCGCCGCGGTGCGGCATCCGACGGCGGCCATTCTGGAGGGTGGCTACAGCGAGCAGTTACCTTTGTTGGTTGATGCCTTCCTCTCCGCGTGGCAGAACGCGGCCCGTTCTGCATGA
- the queC gene encoding 7-cyano-7-deazaguanine synthase QueC, translating to MHRVKVIVLCSGGMDSVTALHAAHAAHEVVAALSFDYGSKHNHREIPFAAEHAAHLGVRHEVIRLDFVDRLFASDLLRSGGDVPEGHYAAANMKRTVVPFRNAIMLSIACGFAESVGAEGLVIAAHTGDHTIYPDCREDFMRAMGDAMRLGTYAGIQLLRPFIALDKGGIAREGARLGVDFARTWSCYKGGELHCGVCGTCVERREAFAVAGLPDPTTYAAAPAR from the coding sequence CTGCACCGCGTGAAAGTCATCGTCCTTTGCTCCGGCGGAATGGATTCCGTCACCGCGCTCCATGCCGCCCATGCGGCGCACGAGGTCGTCGCCGCGTTGAGCTTCGACTATGGCTCGAAGCACAACCACCGCGAGATCCCGTTCGCCGCCGAGCACGCGGCCCACCTCGGCGTGCGTCACGAGGTGATCCGCCTCGATTTCGTCGACCGCCTCTTCGCCTCCGACCTGCTGCGCAGCGGGGGCGACGTGCCGGAGGGCCACTATGCCGCGGCGAACATGAAGCGCACCGTCGTGCCGTTTCGAAACGCGATCATGCTCTCCATCGCCTGCGGGTTCGCCGAGAGCGTCGGCGCCGAGGGCCTCGTCATCGCCGCGCACACCGGCGACCACACGATCTATCCTGATTGCCGCGAGGACTTCATGCGCGCCATGGGCGACGCCATGCGGCTCGGCACCTACGCGGGCATCCAGTTGCTGCGCCCGTTCATCGCGCTCGACAAGGGCGGGATCGCGCGGGAGGGCGCGCGGCTCGGCGTCGATTTCGCGCGCACCTGGTCCTGCTACAAGGGCGGCGAGCTCCATTGCGGCGTCTGCGGGACCTGCGTGGAGCGCCGCGAGGCGTTCGCCGTCGCGGGCCTGCCTGATCCGACGACTTACGCCGCCGCGCCCGCCCGCTGA
- a CDS encoding 7-carboxy-7-deazaguanine synthase QueE, translated as MISGPSQMLIAEIFHSLQGEGELTGVPSVFVRTSGCNLRCAWCDTPYASWNPEGKNLGVPQIIAAVEQYRTAHHVVLTGGEPMIAKDIRELATALKALGRHITIETAATVAPTGIACDLASLSPKLLNSAPDALEHTTWRRRHEATRWQPDVVRAWIDAYPYQFKFVVARPEDVEELEHMLAALQREIPPHKVLLMPEGTTLERIRTRAPWLAQLCKERGYRYAHRLHLELYGNKRGT; from the coding sequence ATGATTAGCGGTCCCTCCCAAATGCTGATCGCGGAGATATTCCATTCCCTCCAGGGCGAGGGCGAGCTGACCGGCGTGCCGTCGGTTTTCGTCCGCACCAGCGGCTGCAACCTGCGCTGTGCCTGGTGCGACACGCCGTACGCCTCCTGGAACCCGGAAGGAAAGAACCTCGGCGTCCCGCAGATCATCGCGGCGGTGGAACAGTATCGCACGGCCCACCATGTCGTGCTCACGGGCGGAGAGCCGATGATCGCCAAGGATATCCGTGAGCTCGCCACCGCCCTGAAGGCGCTCGGCCGGCATATTACCATCGAGACCGCCGCCACCGTCGCCCCCACGGGCATCGCCTGCGACCTCGCCTCGCTTTCGCCCAAGCTGCTGAACTCCGCCCCCGACGCCCTCGAACACACAACCTGGCGCCGCCGCCATGAGGCCACCCGCTGGCAACCGGACGTCGTCCGCGCCTGGATCGACGCCTACCCGTACCAGTTCAAGTTCGTCGTCGCCCGCCCCGAGGACGTCGAGGAGCTGGAGCACATGCTCGCCGCCCTGCAGCGCGAGATTCCGCCGCACAAGGTCCTGCTGATGCCCGAGGGCACGACACTCGAGCGGATCCGCACCCGCGCGCCCTGGCTCGCCCAGCTGTGCAAGGAGCGCGGATACCGCTATGCCCACCGGCTTCATCTGGAGCTCTACGGCAACAAGCGCGGCACGTGA
- a CDS encoding exopolysaccharide biosynthesis protein, whose protein sequence is MNLALPSPRPRPLSEQLEELRVSFADRHATLREVIERLEGRAYTLLLIVFALPFIAPVSIPGSSTPLGLIIAILAAQMAFGKLPWLPRRVLDWQLPAGFFTKLIPVTARIVRRLERLLHPRWPAWTSSASLRAMHFGAITITSLLLSVPIFVPLTNMIPGWTILLLAAGWLERDGIVLLVGHVAFLVTLAFFALLGTTFTEAILHGWHWFTR, encoded by the coding sequence GTGAACCTCGCGCTCCCGTCTCCCCGCCCGCGACCGCTCTCCGAACAGCTCGAGGAGCTGCGCGTCTCGTTTGCCGATCGCCACGCCACGCTCCGCGAGGTCATCGAACGCCTGGAGGGCCGCGCCTACACGCTCCTGCTCATCGTCTTCGCCCTGCCGTTCATCGCGCCGGTGTCGATTCCCGGCTCGTCCACCCCGCTCGGGCTCATCATTGCCATCCTCGCCGCGCAGATGGCGTTCGGGAAACTCCCGTGGTTGCCACGCCGCGTCCTCGACTGGCAACTACCCGCCGGTTTCTTCACGAAGCTCATCCCCGTCACCGCCCGAATCGTACGTCGTCTGGAACGCCTGCTCCACCCGCGCTGGCCGGCGTGGACCTCCTCCGCGTCCCTCCGCGCCATGCACTTCGGCGCAATCACGATCACGAGCCTGCTGCTGTCCGTGCCGATCTTCGTCCCGCTTACCAACATGATCCCCGGCTGGACGATTCTGCTGCTCGCCGCGGGCTGGCTCGAGCGCGACGGCATTGTCCTCCTGGTTGGCCACGTCGCCTTCCTGGTCACGCTGGCGTTCTTCGCCCTGCTCGGGACCACGTTCACCGAGGCCATCCTGCACGGCTGGCACTGGTTTACGCGGTAG
- a CDS encoding DUF5069 domain-containing protein, giving the protein MPSKPIPGSTGDVLTCLPSPYLPHAPTGLLYLPRFLAKCRYVKEHGKLPPSYAKNYKRGIDRFLCLHLGIDPNAVERIVHECIDAGLDDAERDRRLAQIFPADVRAAHWNRELVQKGMTPAGREFLRDALTAMGCADRVDDIKSVPDLIDFDEGRIE; this is encoded by the coding sequence ATGCCTTCCAAACCCATTCCCGGCTCGACGGGTGATGTCCTGACCTGCCTGCCCTCGCCTTATTTGCCGCACGCGCCGACGGGACTGCTGTACCTGCCGCGATTTCTCGCGAAGTGCCGGTACGTGAAGGAGCACGGCAAATTGCCGCCGAGTTATGCGAAGAACTACAAGCGGGGGATCGACCGCTTTCTATGCCTGCATCTCGGGATCGATCCGAACGCGGTGGAGAGGATCGTGCATGAGTGCATCGACGCGGGGCTCGATGACGCCGAGCGGGACCGGCGGCTGGCGCAGATCTTTCCAGCGGACGTGAGGGCGGCGCACTGGAATCGCGAGTTGGTGCAGAAGGGCATGACGCCGGCGGGGCGCGAGTTCCTGCGCGATGCGTTGACGGCGATGGGCTGCGCGGACCGCGTCGACGACATCAAGAGCGTGCCCGACCTGATCGATTTCGACGAAGGCCGGATCGAGTAG
- a CDS encoding HAD family hydrolase, which translates to MSNWRVIGFDADDTLWHNEVIFERVHARYRELLARYHDAATVDRTLFATEMRNLELYGYGVKGFTLSAIETAIELTGGQISAEEIRTLIGLGHEMLRHPVELLDGAREVLHELAPNHALILITKGDLRDQERKLAKSGLAPLFAGVEIVSEKDEASYARVLQRHNIRPAEFLMVGNSLKSDILPVLALGGSGAHVPYPLLWQHERTVALPQAPGRFFELSRLRDLLPILQAPTAAAPAAPSNGGVPGTFSPSRS; encoded by the coding sequence ATGAGCAACTGGCGCGTGATCGGTTTCGATGCGGACGACACCTTGTGGCACAACGAGGTGATCTTCGAGCGGGTCCACGCCCGCTACCGCGAACTCCTCGCCCGCTACCACGACGCCGCCACGGTTGACCGCACGCTCTTCGCCACCGAGATGCGCAACCTCGAGCTCTACGGCTACGGCGTGAAGGGGTTCACGCTCTCCGCGATCGAGACCGCCATCGAACTCACCGGCGGCCAGATCAGCGCCGAGGAGATTCGCACGCTCATCGGACTCGGTCACGAGATGCTCCGCCACCCGGTCGAACTCCTCGATGGTGCCCGCGAGGTGCTGCACGAACTCGCCCCCAATCACGCCCTGATCCTGATCACGAAGGGCGATCTGCGTGACCAGGAGCGCAAACTCGCCAAGTCCGGCCTCGCCCCGCTTTTTGCGGGCGTGGAGATCGTGTCCGAGAAGGACGAGGCCAGCTACGCCCGCGTCCTGCAGCGTCACAACATCCGCCCTGCGGAATTTCTGATGGTGGGCAACTCGCTGAAGTCCGACATCCTCCCCGTGCTCGCCCTCGGCGGCAGCGGCGCCCACGTGCCCTACCCGCTCCTGTGGCAGCACGAGCGCACCGTTGCGTTGCCCCAGGCGCCCGGCCGGTTCTTCGAGCTCTCCCGCCTCCGCGATCTCCTGCCGATCCTCCAGGCTCCGACCGCGGCCGCACCGGCCGCCCCCAGCAACGGCGGCGTGCCAGGCACGTTCTCCCCGTCCCGCTCCTGA
- a CDS encoding SOS response-associated peptidase: MCGRYVLKREDLEALVKQFGLRSLEEFHSRYNIAPTSLVPLIRKREPGRAELAGVRWGLIPAWTKPDAPAKPLVNVRAETLLTRFRGALRSRRCILPASGFYEWQDLGSHKQPWYFAPADGQPFGLAGVWDTWHGPAGTELETCAVLTTTPNQVLARVHDRMPVMLTPDQCSRWLEDELDPAAAQELLAPTADAWLTATPVGPAVSSVRNDGPECLTPAPPPDQLSLGL, translated from the coding sequence ATGTGCGGCCGCTACGTTCTCAAGCGCGAAGACCTCGAGGCGCTGGTGAAGCAGTTCGGACTGCGGAGCCTCGAGGAGTTCCATAGCCGCTACAACATCGCGCCGACCTCCCTCGTGCCGCTGATCCGGAAGCGCGAGCCCGGCCGCGCCGAACTCGCCGGCGTCCGCTGGGGCCTGATCCCCGCCTGGACCAAGCCCGACGCCCCCGCCAAACCGCTCGTCAACGTGCGCGCCGAGACGCTCCTCACCCGTTTCCGCGGCGCCCTGCGCTCCCGTCGGTGCATCCTGCCGGCGAGTGGCTTCTACGAGTGGCAGGACCTCGGCAGCCACAAGCAGCCGTGGTACTTCGCCCCTGCCGACGGCCAGCCGTTCGGGCTGGCGGGCGTCTGGGACACCTGGCACGGGCCCGCCGGCACCGAGCTCGAGACCTGCGCCGTCCTCACCACCACGCCCAACCAGGTGCTCGCGCGCGTTCACGACCGCATGCCGGTGATGCTCACCCCTGACCAGTGCTCCCGCTGGCTCGAAGACGAACTCGATCCCGCTGCCGCCCAGGAACTGCTCGCCCCCACCGCCGACGCCTGGCTCACCGCGACTCCCGTCGGTCCCGCCGTCAGCAGCGTCCGCAACGATGGCCCGGAGTGCCTCACCCCCGCGCCTCCCCCCGACCAACTCTCCCTCGGCCTCTAG
- a CDS encoding LptF/LptG family permease: MNLLDRHIFKSVLFTCIGAVGLFAFVVALANFVRDLLGPLLAGQISVGMMIRLILLLFPFAVSYALPMGILTGVLLTLGRLSADTEVTAMRAAGISIVRIARPVFILAALGGVAALHVNFESMPWARVQYHQEFAEALRKNPRNFIVPKTFIRDFKGVVVYVGDRPNNGDLLRDIWIWELDAQGRAFRIVRAESGRLDYDAATNSIIPTLYRAKVEERDEKNPEDFSKSPKAPSIEKAEEIRLSLGGYIGDGVFHVKPEWLRYQALQEKRAAVDATKPEPGHEKEHARLSMELAMIVSEKANLSLAVFAFAFVAVPLGIKVSRRETSANLGVAVLLVLGFYILITMVKWLDRHPEYRPDLLMWVPNLIFLGFGFWLLRRVER, from the coding sequence TTGAACCTGCTCGATCGCCACATCTTCAAAAGCGTTCTGTTCACGTGCATCGGAGCGGTGGGGTTGTTCGCTTTCGTCGTCGCGCTGGCCAACTTCGTGCGCGACCTCCTCGGACCGCTGTTGGCCGGCCAGATCAGCGTCGGGATGATGATCCGGCTCATCCTCCTGCTCTTCCCGTTCGCCGTCTCCTACGCCCTGCCGATGGGCATCCTCACCGGCGTGCTCCTCACCCTCGGCCGCCTCTCCGCCGACACCGAGGTCACCGCCATGCGCGCCGCCGGCATCAGCATCGTGCGGATCGCACGACCGGTCTTCATCCTCGCCGCGCTCGGCGGCGTCGCCGCCCTGCACGTCAACTTCGAGTCCATGCCGTGGGCGCGCGTGCAGTATCACCAGGAGTTTGCTGAAGCGCTGCGGAAGAACCCCCGCAATTTCATCGTTCCCAAGACCTTCATTCGCGACTTCAAGGGCGTCGTCGTCTATGTCGGCGACCGGCCCAACAATGGCGACCTGCTGCGCGACATCTGGATCTGGGAACTCGATGCCCAGGGCCGCGCCTTCCGCATCGTTCGGGCGGAATCCGGCCGGCTCGATTACGATGCCGCCACCAACAGCATCATCCCGACGCTGTATCGCGCCAAGGTCGAGGAGCGGGACGAAAAGAACCCCGAGGACTTCAGCAAGTCACCCAAGGCGCCCTCGATCGAGAAGGCCGAGGAAATCCGGCTCTCACTCGGCGGGTACATCGGTGACGGCGTTTTCCATGTGAAACCCGAGTGGCTGCGCTACCAAGCACTGCAGGAGAAGCGGGCCGCGGTGGACGCCACCAAGCCGGAGCCGGGACACGAGAAGGAGCACGCCCGCCTGAGCATGGAGCTGGCCATGATCGTCAGCGAAAAGGCCAACCTCTCGCTTGCCGTGTTCGCTTTCGCCTTCGTGGCAGTCCCGCTCGGGATCAAAGTCTCCCGCCGCGAGACCTCCGCCAATCTCGGCGTCGCCGTCCTCCTCGTCCTTGGCTTCTACATCCTGATCACGATGGTGAAGTGGCTCGACCGGCACCCCGAATACCGGCCCGACCTCCTGATGTGGGTGCCGAACCTGATCTTCCTCGGCTTCGGCTTCTGGCTCCTGCGCCGGGTCGAGCGCTGA